Proteins encoded together in one Helicobacter pylori window:
- the rpe gene encoding ribulose-phosphate 3-epimerase: MKVAPSLLSADFMHLAKEIESVSNADFLHVDVMDGHYVPNLTMGPVVLENVTQISKVPLDVHLMVENASFFVGLFAPLNPQIISIHAENEKHPHRVLQLIKNLGITPGIVLNPHTHEESIKYLLESVGLVLLMSVNPGFGGQKFLDLVLEKCLKVKELIKRYNPSCLLEVDGGVNDKNIFELQQAGVDVVVSGSYIFKSKDRKLAIEGLQNANKPLA, from the coding sequence TTGAAAGTAGCTCCGAGCCTTTTGAGCGCTGATTTTATGCATTTAGCCAAAGAGATAGAGAGCGTGAGTAACGCTGATTTTTTGCATGTGGATGTGATGGATGGGCATTATGTGCCTAATTTAACGATGGGGCCTGTGGTTTTAGAGAATGTTACCCAAATAAGCAAAGTGCCTTTAGACGTGCATTTAATGGTAGAAAATGCGAGCTTTTTTGTGGGATTGTTCGCTCCTTTAAACCCGCAAATCATCAGCATTCATGCAGAAAATGAAAAGCACCCCCACAGGGTGTTGCAACTCATTAAAAATCTAGGTATCACGCCAGGCATTGTCCTAAACCCCCACACGCATGAAGAAAGTATTAAATACTTGCTAGAAAGCGTGGGGCTAGTGCTTTTAATGAGCGTGAATCCGGGCTTTGGTGGGCAGAAGTTTTTAGATCTGGTGCTAGAAAAGTGCCTGAAAGTCAAGGAATTGATCAAACGCTACAACCCTAGCTGCCTTTTAGAAGTGGATGGGGGCGTGAATGATAAAAATATCTTTGAACTCCAGCAAGCGGGCGTGGATGTGGTGGTTTCAGGGAGTTATATTTTTAAATCCAAAGATCGTAAGCTGGCTATTGAAGGCTTACAGAATGCCAATAAACCTCTTGCATAA
- a CDS encoding class 1 fructose-bisphosphatase: MDYKHFKGKHANIVIEIISLLEKGVKKAQEILEKPDAGSYTKLENSSGDTPIKADLALDKFLEENFLSLENIKSVFSEEKETPVTKENGSYLIAYDPLDGSSVMEANFLVGTIIGVYEKDYKAQNLVASLYVVFGHKIELVVALDKVYRYAFYQNKFHFIETIVLENKGKIVASGGNQKDFSLGLKKALEEFFAENYRLRYSGSMVADVHHVLVKKGGMFSYPQKKLRKLFEVFPLALIIEKAKGEAFYFDKGVKKRLLEQSVENYHEKSECYLASQHEAQILEKYLKGE, translated from the coding sequence ATGGATTACAAACATTTTAAAGGCAAGCATGCAAACATCGTTATAGAAATCATCAGTCTTTTAGAAAAAGGGGTTAAAAAAGCCCAAGAAATTTTAGAAAAGCCGGACGCTGGGAGTTACACTAAGTTAGAAAACAGCAGCGGGGATACGCCTATTAAAGCGGATTTAGCCCTAGACAAATTTTTAGAAGAAAATTTTTTGAGTTTAGAAAACATCAAAAGCGTTTTTAGCGAAGAAAAAGAAACGCCTGTTACTAAAGAAAACGGCTCTTATTTGATCGCTTATGACCCCTTAGACGGGAGTTCAGTCATGGAGGCGAATTTCTTAGTAGGCACGATTATAGGGGTTTATGAAAAGGATTATAAGGCGCAAAATTTAGTTGCAAGCCTTTATGTGGTTTTTGGGCATAAAATAGAATTAGTGGTGGCTTTAGACAAGGTTTATCGTTACGCTTTTTATCAAAACAAGTTCCATTTTATAGAAACCATCGTTTTAGAAAATAAGGGTAAAATCGTCGCTAGCGGAGGCAATCAAAAGGATTTTTCTTTGGGCTTAAAAAAGGCTTTAGAAGAGTTTTTTGCAGAAAATTACCGCTTACGATATTCAGGGTCTATGGTGGCTGATGTCCATCATGTGTTGGTTAAAAAAGGCGGAATGTTTTCCTACCCGCAAAAGAAATTGCGAAAGCTTTTTGAAGTCTTTCCTTTGGCCTTGATCATTGAAAAAGCTAAAGGGGAAGCGTTTTATTTTGATAAAGGGGTTAAAAAGCGTTTGCTAGAGCAAAGCGTAGAAAATTACCATGAAAAAAGCGAATGCTATTTAGCTAGCCAGCATGAAGCTCAGATTTTAGAAAAATATTTAAAGGGAGAATGA